A genomic window from Candidatus Denitrolinea symbiosum includes:
- a CDS encoding transcriptional regulator, ArsR family: MKSTRDRILQTLLRQPNSTINVLAKAVSINPISVRHHLTNLQMEGLVEAREERHGVGRPRLAYSLTQEGMERFPTRYLRLTTRLLAQMKESMSGPTINKLFSQMAENLAADYTDQIKGMSMEERLDTVKALLNEEGFTVEWEKTGDSYQIHEIACPYYQIGQNHPEVCTVDQTLISKMLAVPVNKVQCILSGGTQCTYVVQPK, translated from the coding sequence ATGAAAAGCACGCGCGATCGTATTCTACAAACTCTCCTGCGCCAGCCAAACTCCACCATCAACGTGCTGGCGAAAGCGGTGAGCATCAATCCCATCTCGGTACGTCACCATCTCACCAACCTGCAAATGGAGGGACTGGTCGAAGCGCGCGAGGAGCGACACGGAGTCGGACGTCCCCGCCTGGCATATTCCCTGACCCAGGAAGGGATGGAACGCTTCCCCACCCGCTACCTGCGCCTAACCACCCGTCTCCTCGCCCAGATGAAAGAATCCATGTCGGGGCCGACCATCAACAAACTCTTCTCGCAGATGGCTGAAAATCTGGCGGCAGACTATACCGACCAGATCAAAGGCATGAGCATGGAAGAACGCCTCGACACCGTCAAGGCCCTCCTGAACGAGGAGGGCTTCACCGTGGAATGGGAAAAGACGGGCGATTCCTACCAGATCCACGAGATTGCCTGCCCCTATTACCAGATCGGGCAAAATCATCCCGAAGTCTGCACCGTGGACCAAACCCTCATCTCAAAAATGCTGGCCGTGCCGGTCAATAAAGTCCAATGCATCTTGAGCGGCGGCACGCAATGCACTTACGTAGTCCAGCCAAAGTAA